From uncultured Roseateles sp., the proteins below share one genomic window:
- the prsK gene encoding XrtA/PEP-CTERM system histidine kinase PrsK produces METSAIDLAAFGYLLAALVHTAFAIRLIQARANWIASSPAALAFAAGIAAGAAWGWTGFAMQYWQASWLAQGNVVADLLRYACWFAFVLNLLRPQGLKAPNLGIRLLSAAAVLLCLLSMAVLIANQWVWRGVWPLDRLSLYCSLSLPVFGLILVEQLFRNVSDDSRWNAKPVCFGLGLAFIFDLYFYSQAVLFGRYDDDAISIRGGIHALSVPLLYVASKRHVDWILKLQVSRKAAFHSATLFLAGVYLLFVSGIGYYVRYTGGDWGRALQLALLFIALVTLSIVMFSGAMRAKLRVFVGKHFFSYRYDYREEWLRFTSMLSVKSSPQEMGGLVVRGLANFVESPGGCLWTRGASPAELVQSARWNLPAAQDVESTQSAFILFLQNKEWIVDLDECRAQPQRHADLTVPDWLLSNPQYWLVVPLIVGDELIGLAVLAKARTSVEVNWEVRDLLKTASRQAASYLAQMHATEALLEVRKFDAFNRMSAFVVHDLKNIVTQLSLMMKNAKRLHDNPEFQQDMLATVENSLEKMRQLMLQLREGERPPGGVSGVDLLPIAHRLEKVAHGRGRSLELQVADRVVTRGHDERVERVLGHVVQNALDATAQNDRVWLKLERRSGQAHIEIGDTGHGMSQEFIRERLFKPFQTTKANGMGIGAYESFQYLRELGGSISVDSELNRGTVVTILLPLFETSQKSDLNMLGAK; encoded by the coding sequence ATGGAAACTAGCGCCATTGATCTGGCCGCATTTGGATATCTGCTGGCGGCGCTTGTCCATACCGCGTTCGCTATCCGCCTGATTCAGGCCCGGGCCAACTGGATTGCCAGCAGTCCCGCGGCCCTGGCCTTTGCCGCGGGGATCGCTGCGGGTGCGGCGTGGGGTTGGACCGGCTTCGCGATGCAGTACTGGCAAGCCAGCTGGCTGGCCCAGGGCAATGTCGTTGCTGATCTGCTTCGCTATGCTTGTTGGTTCGCCTTTGTCCTGAACCTGTTGCGCCCACAGGGCCTGAAGGCCCCGAACTTGGGCATCCGATTGTTGTCGGCCGCGGCGGTACTGCTGTGCCTGCTCAGCATGGCCGTCCTGATTGCCAACCAATGGGTTTGGCGGGGTGTCTGGCCGCTTGACCGGCTCAGCCTCTATTGCTCACTGTCGTTGCCGGTCTTCGGCCTGATCTTGGTGGAGCAGTTGTTCCGTAACGTCTCCGATGACTCGCGCTGGAATGCCAAACCCGTCTGTTTTGGCTTGGGCCTGGCGTTCATTTTCGACTTGTACTTTTATTCGCAGGCTGTGCTCTTCGGGCGTTATGACGACGATGCGATCAGCATCCGTGGCGGGATCCACGCCTTGTCGGTCCCCCTGCTTTATGTCGCATCGAAGCGCCATGTGGACTGGATACTCAAGTTGCAGGTGTCTCGGAAAGCAGCTTTCCATTCCGCGACTTTGTTTCTGGCGGGGGTCTACCTGCTGTTTGTCTCAGGCATCGGCTACTACGTGCGCTACACGGGCGGGGACTGGGGGCGAGCGCTGCAATTGGCGCTGCTGTTCATTGCCCTGGTCACGCTGTCCATCGTCATGTTTTCCGGTGCGATGCGGGCCAAGCTGCGGGTGTTCGTGGGCAAGCATTTCTTCAGCTACCGCTACGACTATCGTGAAGAATGGCTGCGCTTCACCTCTATGCTGTCGGTCAAGAGTTCGCCGCAGGAGATGGGGGGGCTGGTGGTGCGCGGCTTGGCCAATTTCGTTGAAAGCCCCGGTGGGTGCCTGTGGACCCGTGGCGCGTCGCCGGCAGAACTTGTGCAGTCGGCGCGCTGGAATCTGCCCGCAGCGCAGGATGTGGAGTCGACGCAGTCAGCCTTCATCCTGTTCCTGCAGAACAAGGAATGGATCGTCGATCTGGATGAGTGTCGTGCTCAGCCGCAGCGCCATGCCGACTTGACCGTGCCAGACTGGCTTCTTTCTAACCCCCAGTACTGGCTGGTCGTGCCGTTGATCGTGGGCGACGAGTTGATCGGCCTGGCCGTGCTTGCAAAGGCCAGAACCTCGGTCGAAGTGAACTGGGAGGTTCGCGACCTGCTCAAAACTGCCAGCCGACAGGCCGCCAGCTATCTGGCGCAGATGCATGCCACCGAGGCCTTGCTGGAGGTGCGCAAGTTCGATGCCTTCAACCGCATGTCGGCCTTCGTGGTGCATGACCTGAAGAACATCGTGACGCAGTTGTCATTGATGATGAAGAATGCCAAACGGCTGCATGACAACCCTGAGTTTCAGCAGGACATGCTGGCCACCGTCGAAAACTCCCTGGAAAAAATGCGTCAGCTGATGCTTCAGCTGCGCGAGGGCGAGCGGCCACCGGGCGGCGTCAGCGGAGTGGATCTGCTGCCGATTGCTCACCGGCTCGAGAAGGTTGCTCACGGGCGGGGCAGGTCGCTGGAGTTGCAGGTGGCTGATCGCGTGGTGACGCGCGGTCATGATGAGCGGGTGGAGCGCGTGCTGGGCCATGTGGTCCAAAATGCGCTGGACGCTACCGCGCAGAATGACCGGGTCTGGTTGAAGCTTGAGCGCCGCAGTGGCCAGGCCCATATCGAGATTGGCGACACCGGGCACGGCATGTCGCAAGAGTTCATCCGTGAACGGCTGTTCAAGCCGTTCCAGACCACCAAGGCCAATGGCATGGGCATCGGCGCCTATGAAAGTTTCCAGTACCTGCGTGAACTCGGTGGCAGTATTTCGGTGGACAGTGAATTGAATCGTGGGACTGTTGTGACCATACTGCTGCCTCTCTTTGAAACCTCACAAAAATCCGACCTGAACATGCTGGGTGCAAAGTAA
- the prsR gene encoding PEP-CTERM-box response regulator transcription factor — protein MTMEKLPQLLIVEDDLALQKQIKWSLDRFESVTANDAASALIQFRRHTPAVVTMDLGLPPDPDSVSEGFRLLQSILDIDPNVKVIVLTGQNDQANALRAIALGAYDFFAKPFDPDLLGLTIDRAFRLFELQSENRRLQALHQPDALSGLLTRDADMLRICRIVEKVAPSNATVMLLGESGTGKEVLAQGLHQASKRSGKFVAINCAAIPENLLESELFGYEKGAFTGAAKTTLGKIEVANGGTLMLDEIGDLPLSLQSKLLRFLQERTIERVGGRQEIPIDVRVVCATHQDLKGQIQEGNFREDLYYRLAEIVVEIPPLRARRGDAVLLSHAFLKRFAQEQHRGTMVISEDALTAIEAHSWPGNVRELLNAIKRASIMADGNRVTCDDIGLPSPIQQSDDSEKPAFDLRSVREKAEREAIVSVLARTNGNIAKASELLGVSRPTLYDLMNRLVIK, from the coding sequence ATAACAATGGAAAAACTTCCTCAGCTGTTGATTGTCGAAGATGACTTGGCGCTGCAAAAGCAGATCAAGTGGTCGCTGGATCGCTTCGAATCGGTTACCGCCAATGATGCGGCCAGCGCGCTGATCCAGTTCAGAAGGCACACGCCGGCCGTGGTGACCATGGATCTGGGCTTGCCGCCGGATCCGGATTCTGTGTCCGAAGGCTTCAGGTTGCTGCAAAGCATCTTGGACATAGACCCCAACGTCAAGGTGATCGTATTGACGGGGCAGAACGACCAAGCCAACGCGCTGCGTGCCATCGCGCTCGGCGCCTATGATTTTTTCGCCAAGCCCTTTGATCCAGACCTGCTGGGCCTGACCATCGACCGGGCGTTTCGGCTTTTTGAGCTTCAAAGCGAGAACCGGCGCCTGCAGGCCTTGCACCAGCCCGATGCGCTCTCCGGGCTGCTCACCAGGGATGCGGACATGCTGCGCATTTGCCGCATCGTCGAGAAGGTTGCGCCCAGCAACGCCACGGTCATGCTGCTGGGGGAGAGCGGAACCGGCAAGGAGGTGCTGGCTCAAGGGTTGCACCAAGCCTCCAAACGCTCAGGCAAGTTTGTGGCCATCAATTGCGCGGCGATCCCCGAAAATCTGCTTGAAAGCGAATTGTTCGGCTATGAGAAAGGCGCTTTCACCGGCGCAGCCAAAACCACGCTGGGCAAGATCGAAGTGGCCAACGGCGGCACCTTGATGCTCGATGAGATTGGCGATCTACCCCTATCGCTGCAATCGAAGCTGCTGCGGTTCTTGCAGGAGCGCACGATCGAACGTGTTGGCGGTCGCCAGGAGATCCCCATCGACGTGCGGGTGGTCTGCGCAACCCACCAGGACTTGAAGGGGCAGATCCAGGAGGGAAACTTCCGCGAGGACCTCTACTACCGCCTGGCCGAGATCGTGGTGGAGATACCGCCCTTGCGGGCGCGACGCGGTGACGCGGTGCTGCTGAGCCATGCTTTTCTCAAGCGCTTCGCCCAGGAGCAACACCGTGGCACGATGGTGATCAGCGAAGATGCGCTCACCGCCATCGAAGCCCACAGTTGGCCGGGCAATGTGCGTGAATTGCTGAACGCCATCAAACGCGCCAGTATCATGGCGGATGGTAATCGGGTCACTTGCGACGATATCGGACTGCCCAGTCCAATCCAGCAGTCTGACGATTCCGAAAAACCAGCATTTGACCTGCGCAGCGTGCGTGAAAAAGCGGAGCGCGAGGCCATCGTCAGCGTGCTGGCGCGCACCAATGGCAATATTGCAAAAGCCTCCGAACTTCTTGGGGTCAGCCGCCCGACGCTTTATGACTTGATGAATCGCCTGGTGATAAAGTGA
- the prsT gene encoding XrtA/PEP-CTERM system TPR-repeat protein PrsT, producing the protein MKNSKKNSWALFLVLIALVLPGCSRNDSDAMLASAKGYIAKQDYKAAIIQLKNALQKKPESPELRFLLGKTLLESGDVVSAVVELRKAQDLKYEDDKVVPLLAQTMLIQGQQEALITQFSTKVLSEPKAVANLKTALAAAYASQGKFAQADEALAAALAAAPDDLQARLLQVRVLARKNDFDGAVALVEAILTKNPESADAWQLKGDFLLHVKADSDGALDAYKKALSLNAGNIGAHSGILSIYISKKDIKSAKTQLEQFSKALPGHPQLRYFDALIAYEDQDFKRAKELVQQLLKYSPDNAKVLQLAGLLELQARSLLQAEIYLNKALQAAPDQTMARRLLVQTYLRSGQTPKALATIQPLLDVGQPTAESLALAGEAYLQSGDGKKADSYFLRASKLNPGDARSRTALALSQLAKGNAEAAFGELQQLASTDKGITADMALISAHLRRGELGAAIKAVDSLEAKQPGKALAPELRGRLYLAQKDLVAARKNFERALELEPGYFPAVANLAALDMADNKPDDAKKRFDKVLATDPKNVQALVAVAKLRARAGASKEEVTELLVNAIKLNPTEPEPRLLLIEHKMNSNEVKQALTAAQDAVSALPQNAEILDVLGQVQQASGDANQAISTFNKVIAMTPQSPPAYMRLAGAQMAQKDAEGAAQSLKRALAIKSDYLPAQRSLIQLDMAAGRTKEAQAAARMIQQQRSGETVGQLYAGDIEAAMKNWAEAATSYKAALDKGAGSELAAKYHNVLLASKKSKEAEKFAADWVRGHPQDVSFFYYLGDYALGQGDYATAESQYQIVKRLKPDHAVALNNLAWVLAKQKKPGALAYAEQANKLQPDQPAFLDTLAMILSEENQLDKAIEAQKKAVTLQPQNNGYHLNLAKIYIKSGKKPLAKAELEQLQRLGEAFPGKAEVEQLLKTL; encoded by the coding sequence GTGAAGAATTCAAAGAAAAATAGCTGGGCGCTTTTCCTTGTGTTGATCGCTCTGGTTTTGCCGGGGTGCAGTCGCAACGATTCCGATGCCATGCTCGCGTCGGCGAAAGGCTATATTGCCAAGCAGGATTACAAGGCGGCGATCATTCAGTTGAAGAATGCGCTGCAAAAAAAGCCTGAATCCCCGGAGTTGAGGTTTCTGTTGGGCAAGACCTTGCTGGAATCCGGCGATGTGGTCTCGGCCGTCGTGGAGCTTCGCAAGGCGCAGGATCTGAAGTACGAGGACGACAAGGTGGTTCCTCTGCTGGCGCAGACCATGCTGATTCAGGGCCAGCAAGAAGCCTTGATTACCCAGTTCAGCACCAAGGTTCTCAGTGAGCCAAAGGCGGTCGCCAACCTCAAGACGGCACTCGCGGCAGCCTATGCCTCGCAAGGCAAGTTCGCGCAGGCCGATGAAGCGCTGGCCGCCGCGTTGGCCGCTGCACCCGATGATTTGCAGGCCCGGCTGCTTCAGGTGCGTGTACTTGCCAGGAAGAACGACTTCGACGGAGCCGTGGCTTTGGTTGAGGCCATTCTCACCAAGAACCCGGAATCTGCCGATGCATGGCAGCTGAAAGGTGACTTTCTGCTGCATGTCAAAGCAGATTCAGATGGTGCATTGGATGCATACAAAAAAGCTCTGAGTTTGAATGCGGGAAATATTGGAGCGCATTCTGGTATCTTGAGTATATATATATCCAAGAAAGATATAAAGTCTGCAAAAACTCAGTTGGAGCAGTTCAGCAAGGCGTTGCCGGGTCATCCGCAACTGAGGTATTTTGATGCCTTGATTGCATATGAAGATCAGGACTTCAAGCGGGCCAAGGAGTTGGTCCAGCAACTGCTGAAATATTCACCTGACAATGCCAAGGTATTGCAACTGGCTGGCTTGTTGGAATTGCAGGCGCGCTCGTTGTTGCAGGCAGAAATATATTTGAACAAGGCTCTCCAAGCTGCGCCCGATCAGACCATGGCGCGTCGCTTGCTCGTGCAAACCTATCTTCGTTCGGGCCAGACGCCAAAGGCGCTCGCCACCATTCAGCCCTTGCTGGATGTGGGGCAGCCGACGGCTGAATCGCTGGCCCTGGCGGGTGAGGCCTATCTGCAAAGTGGTGACGGCAAGAAGGCAGACAGCTATTTCCTGCGGGCCTCGAAGCTGAATCCTGGGGATGCAAGGAGTCGAACGGCTTTGGCATTGTCCCAATTGGCCAAGGGCAACGCCGAGGCGGCGTTTGGCGAGCTTCAGCAACTGGCGTCGACCGACAAGGGCATCACGGCCGACATGGCGCTCATCAGCGCCCACCTGCGCCGCGGTGAACTCGGTGCGGCAATCAAGGCAGTTGACTCGCTGGAGGCCAAGCAGCCGGGCAAGGCGCTGGCCCCGGAACTCAGGGGGCGTTTGTATCTTGCGCAGAAAGACCTGGTCGCGGCGCGCAAGAACTTTGAGCGGGCACTTGAGCTTGAGCCAGGCTATTTTCCCGCAGTGGCCAATCTGGCCGCCCTTGATATGGCGGATAACAAGCCCGACGACGCCAAGAAACGCTTCGACAAAGTCCTGGCGACTGACCCGAAAAACGTTCAGGCCCTGGTCGCCGTGGCGAAGCTTCGGGCCAGAGCCGGGGCGAGCAAGGAAGAGGTCACGGAACTGCTGGTCAACGCCATCAAATTGAACCCGACAGAACCCGAACCTCGCCTGCTTCTGATCGAACACAAAATGAACAGCAATGAAGTCAAGCAGGCTTTGACGGCTGCCCAGGACGCGGTCAGTGCCTTGCCGCAAAACGCTGAAATTCTCGATGTGTTGGGCCAAGTTCAGCAGGCGTCTGGTGATGCCAACCAGGCGATCAGCACCTTTAACAAGGTCATCGCCATGACGCCTCAATCACCGCCAGCCTATATGCGCCTGGCCGGGGCACAGATGGCACAGAAAGACGCGGAAGGCGCCGCCCAAAGTTTGAAGCGCGCATTGGCGATCAAGTCGGACTATCTGCCGGCGCAACGCAGCCTCATTCAACTCGATATGGCCGCTGGCCGGACCAAGGAAGCGCAAGCGGCCGCGCGAATGATCCAGCAGCAACGCTCCGGCGAGACGGTCGGTCAGCTCTATGCGGGCGATATCGAAGCTGCCATGAAAAACTGGGCTGAAGCTGCCACTTCGTACAAGGCGGCACTGGACAAGGGGGCTGGCTCTGAACTGGCCGCGAAGTACCACAATGTATTGCTGGCTTCCAAGAAGTCCAAGGAGGCAGAGAAGTTCGCCGCCGACTGGGTTCGAGGCCATCCGCAAGATGTGTCCTTTTTCTACTACCTGGGGGACTATGCGCTGGGCCAGGGCGACTATGCGACAGCTGAGTCGCAGTACCAGATCGTCAAGCGGCTCAAACCTGATCACGCCGTTGCGCTGAACAATCTTGCCTGGGTGCTGGCCAAACAGAAGAAGCCGGGTGCGCTGGCCTACGCCGAGCAGGCCAACAAGTTGCAGCCTGATCAGCCGGCCTTTCTCGATACCTTGGCGATGATTCTCAGTGAAGAGAATCAGCTGGACAAAGCCATTGAGGCACAGAAAAAAGCCGTTACGCTGCAACCCCAGAACAATGGCTACCACTTGAACTTGGCAAAGATCTACATCAAGAGTGGGAAAAAACCCTTGGCGAAAGCTGAGCTCGAGCAGTTGCAGAGACTGGGCGAAGCATTCCCAGGGAAGGCGGAAGTCGAGCAATTGTTGAAGACTCTTTGA
- a CDS encoding GNAT family N-acetyltransferase codes for MKKSLRSALRKLTHQATRRLFSFLPRPARFAVFRAMVDCDPAPDSRLELKIADSKQELEQCFRILHDAYVSSGFMKPDPSGMRVTAYHALPTTTTLCAKFDGEVVGTISIIREGVFGFPLQSIFDLSQVRAKEGNIAEISALAVHPSFRKTGGSILFPLMKFMYEYCTEFFDTRHLVIAVNPNKIELYESLLFFERLQENLVSSYDFANGAPAVGATLDLQAAPKLFKSVYGKRRDKKNLYKYFVETKLKNIRAPIRKYFTTNDPVMSVDVLDHFFNQVHSGFDALDDRKKLLLKSIYNLPDYQHVLPDISDELESNHPLRQHQRYSIKCPGHIEFNLDGELQRFEFNVIEVSLSGFQAECRSDLPASCQGQAIINLGENERSFVKAMVVRQKRSEFAGFYGFHIDESDAVWERCVSALEQGQIHSDLGGLDEIPSFERASV; via the coding sequence ATGAAAAAGTCTTTGCGATCTGCCCTCAGGAAGCTGACGCATCAGGCTACTCGGCGTCTGTTCAGTTTTCTCCCGCGACCGGCTCGCTTTGCAGTGTTCCGGGCCATGGTCGACTGCGACCCAGCCCCGGATTCGCGGCTTGAACTGAAGATTGCCGACAGCAAGCAGGAACTGGAGCAGTGCTTTCGCATCCTGCACGATGCCTATGTGTCCAGCGGTTTCATGAAGCCCGACCCTTCGGGCATGCGTGTGACCGCCTATCACGCGCTACCGACGACGACGACGCTGTGCGCCAAGTTCGATGGCGAGGTGGTCGGCACGATCTCTATCATCCGGGAGGGGGTGTTCGGCTTTCCTCTGCAATCCATCTTTGACCTGTCGCAGGTCAGGGCCAAGGAAGGCAATATCGCCGAGATATCGGCACTGGCCGTGCATCCCAGCTTCAGAAAGACGGGAGGATCGATACTCTTTCCTCTGATGAAATTCATGTACGAGTATTGCACCGAGTTTTTCGATACTCGGCATCTGGTCATCGCCGTCAATCCGAACAAGATCGAGTTGTATGAGTCGCTGCTGTTTTTTGAGCGTCTGCAGGAAAATCTTGTCAGCAGCTATGACTTTGCGAATGGAGCGCCTGCGGTAGGCGCTACCTTGGATTTGCAGGCCGCGCCCAAGTTGTTCAAGTCGGTTTACGGCAAGCGACGCGACAAAAAAAATCTCTACAAGTATTTTGTGGAGACCAAGCTCAAGAATATTCGGGCGCCAATACGAAAGTACTTCACCACCAATGATCCGGTGATGAGTGTTGATGTGCTGGATCATTTTTTTAATCAAGTCCATTCCGGCTTCGATGCCCTGGATGATCGAAAAAAACTGCTGCTCAAGTCAATTTATAACTTGCCCGACTACCAGCATGTGTTGCCGGATATTTCCGATGAGCTGGAGTCGAATCACCCTTTGCGTCAGCACCAGCGTTACTCGATAAAATGTCCTGGGCATATCGAGTTCAATCTCGACGGAGAACTGCAGCGCTTCGAATTCAATGTCATCGAGGTGTCGCTTTCCGGCTTTCAGGCGGAATGCCGATCGGATTTGCCTGCATCCTGTCAGGGCCAGGCCATCATCAACCTCGGCGAGAATGAGCGTTCCTTCGTCAAGGCCATGGTGGTGCGCCAGAAACGCTCGGAATTTGCCGGGTTCTATGGTTTTCACATCGATGAGTCGGATGCCGTCTGGGAGCGTTGTGTCAGCGCTTTGGAGCAAGGGCAGATTCACAGCGATCTGGGCGGGTTGGACGAAATTCCGAGTTTTGAGCGGGCCTCGGTCTGA
- a CDS encoding serine protease: MSSRLYSFLVIICLGACASLAQAAMTELIANVKPSVLPVGTFNALDNPRFGFRGTGFVVGDGNLLVTNAHVLPEPTAQDLQQAIKLSVQVRRGAGSAELRQAVIVKVDKSSDLALLRFDGAPLPALRLGSSDSPREGLDIAFIGFPIGGALGFSPVTHRGMISSITPIALPSGNSQQLNERAIRRLREGSFNILQLDATAYPGNSGGPVFSAETGEVVGVINMVLIKGSKETALSQPSGISYAIPVSFVRELLASP; encoded by the coding sequence ATGTCGAGCCGTTTGTACAGTTTCCTGGTGATCATTTGCCTGGGCGCCTGTGCGTCGTTGGCGCAAGCCGCGATGACGGAATTGATTGCGAACGTGAAGCCGTCCGTGCTGCCAGTGGGAACCTTCAACGCACTGGACAATCCGCGCTTTGGATTTCGAGGCACAGGGTTTGTGGTGGGAGACGGCAATTTGCTCGTGACCAATGCCCATGTGTTGCCTGAGCCAACGGCGCAGGACTTGCAGCAAGCCATCAAACTCTCGGTTCAGGTCCGACGAGGCGCCGGTAGCGCAGAGTTGCGCCAGGCTGTGATAGTGAAAGTTGACAAATCCAGCGACTTGGCTCTTTTGCGGTTCGACGGAGCGCCTCTACCCGCCCTTCGCCTGGGTAGTTCCGATTCGCCCCGCGAGGGGCTGGACATTGCTTTCATCGGGTTTCCGATTGGCGGGGCCCTGGGTTTTTCGCCGGTTACCCATCGCGGCATGATTTCATCGATCACGCCCATTGCACTGCCAAGTGGCAATTCCCAGCAGTTGAATGAACGCGCCATCAGGCGCCTTCGCGAGGGCAGTTTCAACATCCTGCAACTCGACGCAACGGCATATCCCGGCAACAGCGGGGGGCCTGTGTTCAGCGCAGAAACGGGTGAGGTTGTGGGGGTCATCAATATGGTCCTGATCAAGGGCAGCAAGGAAACCGCCTTGAGCCAACCCTCGGGCATCAGCTACGCCATTCCGGTGAGTTTCGTGCGTGAGCTTCTTGCCAGCCCCTGA